Proteins from one Dermacentor variabilis isolate Ectoservices chromosome 1, ASM5094787v1, whole genome shotgun sequence genomic window:
- the LOC142564534 gene encoding testicular acid phosphatase homolog: MKLACLLVLAVGAAARSIQQCGEASTLRQLHVMFRHGDRTPTSLYPNDPNSPSDFPEGLGHITHKGKNDQYNLGKYLRTKYEDFLTYDPNEMRARSSGRERCLESIQTNLYGLYPPRDKQVWNSEVDWQPVPIQTMPVDLDGMLYEDAICPRDDEELDRIRESPEGAELLKSNANLMNTLQQLSGKKMTDWVSVRDLLDTLTIERSRNLKIPDWALPLWGNMTRLAKYTTILNYNSPLHNKLRAGLMVREILRHSDAVVNGNSNVKLYMYAAHDVLIAAFTSAFGVFNQLAVPSSTAVITELHEDADGNFYIQMLFKNDTTRKPYRLEIPGCEGFRCNLKTFKEIAKPYVVEDWRRECGLEPLPGGVDLFP; this comes from the exons ATGAAGCTTGCGTGCCTCCTGGTTTTGGCGGTCGGCGCCGCCGCGCGCAGCATACAGCAGTGCGGCGAAGCGAGCACCTTACGCCAGCTACACGTC ATGTTTCGTCATGGAGACCGCACACCAACGTCGTTGTATCCCAATGACCCGAACTCACCCAGTGATTTTCCAGAAGGCCTCGGTCACATAACGCAC aaaggcaAGAACGACCAGTACAACTTGGGAAAATATCTCAGGACGAAGTACGAAGACTTTTTGACGTACGATCCTAATGAA ATGCGAGCACGGAGCTCTGGCCGAGAGCGGTGCCTGGAGAGCATCCAGACCAACCTGTACGGCCTTTATCCACCGCGGGACAAGCAAGTTTGGAACAGTGAAGTTGACTGGCAGCCCGTGCCGATACAAACCATGCCGGTTGATTTGGATGGC ATGCTGTACGAAGACGCAATCTGCCCCAGGGATGACGAGGAGCTGGACCGAATTCGTGAGTCACCGGAAGGCGCTGAGTTGCTGAAAAGCAATGCA AATTTGATGAATACGCTCCAGCAGCTCTCTGGCAAAAAGATGACAGACTGGGTCAGCGTGCGGGATTTGCTGGACACTCTTACGATTGAG AGGAGTCGTAATCTGAAGATCCCGGACTGGGCGCTTCCACTTTGGGGCAACATGACCAGATTAGCGAAATACACGACCATTCTGAACTACAACAGCCCTCTGCACAATAAACTGCGAGCTG GTCTCATGGTTAGAGAGATCCTGCGGCACTCTGACGCTGTCGTGAACGGAAACTCGAACGTGAAACTGTACATGTATGCTGCG CACGACGTCCTGATCGCAGCGTTCACGTCTGCATTTGGAGTATTCAACCAGTTGGCGGTGCCGTCGTCGACAGCGGTCATCACCGAACTGCATGAAGATGCCGACGGTAACTTCTACATCCAAATGCTCTTTAAGAACGACACAACACGCAAGCCCTACAGGCTCGAAATCCCCGGCTGTGAAGGCTTCCGCTGCAACCTGAAAACCTTCAAGGAAATCGCCAAGCCGTACGTCGTCGAGGATTGGCGCCGCGAGTGTGGCCTCGAACCCTTACCCGGTGGTGTCGACCTGTTCCCTTGA